The stretch of DNA CTCAACCGCATGGCAAGGTCTTCGGAAGGCTGCATAGCAAACGCTTTCTGCCAGTAAAAGCGAGTTTTTTCGAGTTGCCGAGCCGCCTGAGCAAGTTTGCCCGCCTGTACATAAAAATCGGGGTTATAGGGGTGTTCGAGCAGCAGGGCTTCTCCTACGCGCAATGCACCGGCAGCATTATTACGTTTCTGATAATGAAGGAGGGCGTTTTGCAGGGCCGCTCCCCATGATAGCTGCCTGACAACCAAGCCACCCGCCAGTTTTTCTTCAACCGTTTTCGGAGACGGAGCGTTGGCCGGTGGAGGCTGGTTGAACGGCCAGCCTTCTTTCAGAATCTCTATTTCGTATTTCCCTTTTAGCGAATCGATGGCGGTGATTGGCATAGTAGCCAGCGACTGTTGAAACGACATGGCCGTTGACCAGTCTGCCTGAATCCGTTTGTCTTCCCGGAGGGCGTTGAAGAAAGCATCGGCCAGCAGCGCGTAGCCCAACAGGTTCGGATGAACATGTTCGAGCAGGGTTTCGCTTCCCAGAATGCCATGCGCCGAGTGCGATTCGAACACCTTTCGGGCATCGACCAAACGAACACCGGTATATTGAGTGGCCAATTTCCTGACGATTGCGTTCATGGCTTCCGGTGCTCTGAACCGGAGCATATCTAATTCTTTCGCCTGCACAAACCGTTTTTTGGCGGCTACGAAATCGCCGGTCTGATACGCCTGCGTAGCTTTCCAAAAAACGGCGTCGGCAGATCGGGACGCCGACGTGGTGTCGCTCACGAACGGCGGAAGGTCTTTTTCGTTGCTTACGAGCGTGCTCAGGTAAACCGGAACCTTGTGCTCCTGAAACAGGGCAAGCGTTAGGCTCATGTTTTCAGAAAACTGCCGGATACCCTGCTGATACAGCTCACCGTCGAGCGGAACGTAGCTGTCGGCGGCCATGCGCTTCATCAGGTTTTCGCGGAGGTCGGTTTGCTGCTTGTGTAACAGGCTACCCGCCCAGCCAATAAACTGGTAAACAGCCTGCACCAGCCGCAGGTCCCGTAGCGTTGCCACCCAGCGGACAACCGCTGGCGAGCCAATCATCCGGTTGGTAGACCCCACGCCCAATGCCCCGTAATACTCGTTGTGGCCGCCGTAAATCAAAACCGCATCTGGCTTATACTGGACGATTTCTTTGGCAAAACCATAGAACGTGTGGGAATTAACCGCCGTTAACCCGACGTTGATAACCTCAAAATGCCGCGCTGGAAACGTAAACAACAGTCGGTGTTGCAGCCACCGGTGAAACGAGCCGTTGTGCAGATACGGATACCCAACCGTGGTTGATTCGCCCAGCACGAAAATCCGAAATGTATTGTCGGGTTTGTTTTTCAAAAAAGGTTCGGCATTGCCTACTGTGGCATTCGCCTGATTTATAAAATAACGTCTCGATGCATCGGGGTTCATCACCCAGTAGTCGGGGCGTTGCGGGTCGGTGATGAACAAGTCCAGGTTATATCCGTACCCTGCCAGCCGCAGCACGCCCTCCACGCCGGTCAGCAACAGCAGCGGTAGCAGCAACGCAGTTAGTTTCAGTAGCCAAACGGGCGTTTTGGTGGCAGGCGCACTCATCGTACTCGTTTCGACAGATTTTTTAGAATGGTAAAATGACCTGATTGCTGCCAGCGTGACGTGTAGGGAGTTGCCGGGGTGCCTGCGACCGAACAATTCGCCAGGAGCACGTCCGGGTCGCCGTCGCCATCTACGTCGCCAACGTCCGCATCGATCCAGCGGCCCCGGCGGTGGCAGTCAATCGACGAAACGCTGAACGTAAAGTTGCCTTTATTTTCATAATAACAGACGCTCTGTTGCGGACGCCGTTTATAATCAGCAAAAAACGCAATCGTTAGCAGGTCGGTATCGCCGTCGTGGTCAACGTCGGCAGGCAGCGTTTTGTAAGCACCGTCATTGGCAAAAAAGCGTTTCTGAACCAGTGAGCCATTGGGTTGTTGCCGGTACAGGTAAAGCCCGTGATACGGTTTCGGCACGGGCGAGTAATCGGCATTATCGCCACAGGTGTAGGCAATATCCAGACGACCATCTCCGTCGAAATCGGTCGATACAAACGAAGTGGAGCCGTAGACCGGCGGCAACCTCAGCAGTATTTTCTCCCGATACCGACCGCCGGGCCGTTGTTCAAATAGCCGAAGCT from Spirosoma montaniterrae encodes:
- a CDS encoding SGNH/GDSL hydrolase family protein, producing MSAPATKTPVWLLKLTALLLPLLLLTGVEGVLRLAGYGYNLDLFITDPQRPDYWVMNPDASRRYFINQANATVGNAEPFLKNKPDNTFRIFVLGESTTVGYPYLHNGSFHRWLQHRLLFTFPARHFEVINVGLTAVNSHTFYGFAKEIVQYKPDAVLIYGGHNEYYGALGVGSTNRMIGSPAVVRWVATLRDLRLVQAVYQFIGWAGSLLHKQQTDLRENLMKRMAADSYVPLDGELYQQGIRQFSENMSLTLALFQEHKVPVYLSTLVSNEKDLPPFVSDTTSASRSADAVFWKATQAYQTGDFVAAKKRFVQAKELDMLRFRAPEAMNAIVRKLATQYTGVRLVDARKVFESHSAHGILGSETLLEHVHPNLLGYALLADAFFNALREDKRIQADWSTAMSFQQSLATMPITAIDSLKGKYEIEILKEGWPFNQPPPANAPSPKTVEEKLAGGLVVRQLSWGAALQNALLHYQKRNNAAGALRVGEALLLEHPYNPDFYVQAGKLAQAARQLEKTRFYWQKAFAMQPSEDLAMRLSVQLLKIDEPETALPYLTYVAARNAAWNDLKDKASQVILYKKAYQADSQSVSRCLSVAEAYLQFANAAAAEKYLSRALALDPTNRQARQLRETARQYAADTLRQAK